The sequence below is a genomic window from Streptomyces sp. NBC_00289.
AGTCGGGCCGTTTCTTCGTCCTCGAGGCGCCCGCCGTGGTGATCGCGACCGGCGGGATCGGCAAGTCCTTCAAGGTGACGTCGAACTCGTGGGAGTACACCGGCGACGGGCACGCGCTGGCGCTGCTCGCCGGAGCGCCCCTGCTGAACATGGAGTTCGTGCAGTTCCACCCGACCGGCATGGTCTGGCCACCGTCGGTGAAGGGCATCCTCGTCACCGAGTCGGTGCGCGGCGACGGCGGGGTGCTCAGGAACTCCGACGGGAAACGCTTCATGTTCGACTACGTCCCCGACGTCTTCAAGGAGAAGTACGCGGAGTCGGAGGAGGAGGGCGACCGCTGGTACGACGACCCGGACCGCAACCGGCGCCCGCCCGAACTGCTCCCCCGAGACGAGGTCGCCCGGGCCATCAACTCCGAGGTGAAGGCGGGCCGCGGTTCCCCGCACGGTGGCGTGTTCCTCGACGTGTCGACACGTATGCCCGCCGAGGTCATCCGGCGCCGACTGCCGTCGATGTACCACCAGTTCAAGGAGCTGGCCGACGTCGACATCACGGCGGAGCCGATGGAGGTCGGGCCGACCTGTCACTACGTGATGGGCGGTATCGCGGTCGACTCGGACTCCGCGGCGGCCCGCGGGGTGCCCGGGCTGTTCGCGGCCGGTGAGGTGGCCGGCGGCATGCACGGCTCCAACCGTCTCGGCGGCAACTCGCTCTCCGACCTGCTGGTGTTCGGGCGGCGTGCGGGCCGGCACGCGGCGGAGTACGCGACCGGCCTGGCCGACGGCCGGCCCCCCGTGGACGACGTCCAGGTCGACACGGCCGCGGCCGAGGCCCTGCGCCCCTTCTCCGCGGAGGGCCCGGCACCCGGCGCGGACGACGGACGCCCGGCCGAGAACCCGTACACCCTCCACCAGGAACTCCAGCAGGCGATGAACGATCTCGTCGGCATCATCCGTCGCGAGGCCGAGATGGAGCAGGCGCTGGATAAGCTGGCGGATCTGCGGGTACGGGCCCGGCGGGCCGGGGTCGAGGGCCACCGGCAGTTCAACCCCGGCTGGCACCTGGCCCTGGACCTGCGCAACATGCTGCTGGTCAGCGAGTGCGTGGCGCGGGCCGCGCTGGAGCGCACGGAGTCGCGCGGCGGGCACACCCGCGAGGACCACCCCGCGATGGACCGCGCGTGGCGCCGGGTCAATCTGCTGTGCCGGCTCATCGACCCCTCGGGCGGCCTGGCGGCGACGGACACCGTGCGCGGCCAGATCAACCTCACCCATGAGACCACCGACCCCGTCCGCCCCGACCTGCTCGCCCTCTTCGAGAAGGAGGAGCTGGTCAAGTACCTCGCCGAAGAGGAGCTCTACGAGTGAGCAGCTACGAGGCCCGCTTCAAGGTGTGGCGCGGGGACGTCGAGGGCGGCGGCCTGGAGGACTTCGAGGTCGAGGTGAACGACGGTGAGGTCGTCCTCGACATCATCCACCGCCTCCAGGCCACCCAGGCGCCGGATCTCGCCGTGCGCTGGAACTGCAAGGCGGGCAAGTGCGGTTCCTGTTCCGCGGAGATCAACGGACGGCCCCGGCTGCTGTGCATGACCCGCATGTCGGTGTTCGACCGGGCGGAGACGATCACGGTGACCCCGCTGCGGGCCTTCCCGGTGATCCGCGACCTGGTGACGAACGTCGGCTTCAACTACCAGAAGGCCAGGGAGGTTCCGGCCTTCGTACCGCCGGACGGTGTGGCCCCCGGCGAGTACCGCATGATGCAGGAGGACGTGGACCGCCCGCAGGAGTTCCGCAAGTGCATCGAGTGCTTCCTGTGCCAGGACACCTGCCACGTGGTCCGCGACCACGAGGAGAACAAGCCGGCGTTCGCCGGTCCCCGCTTCCTGATGCGGGTCGCGGAACTGGACATGCATCCGCTGGACGCGGCCGAGGAGTCCGGCCTGGACCGCAAACGCACCGCCCAGGACGAACACGGCCTCGGCTACTGCAACATCACCAAGTGCTGCACGGAGGTCTGCCCCGAGGGCATCAAGATCACGGACAACGCCCTGATCCCCCTGAAGGAACGGGCGGCCGACCGCAAGTACGACCCGATCGTGTGGCTGGGCTCGAAGATCAGGAGGCGGTCTTCGTAGGCCCGGGGGTGCGGCCCGGGCGTTGGGCGAGGAACCCGACGCCCAGGCCCACCATGAAGGTGACCCAGCCGCCCCAGGCGACGTCACCACGTTCGCCGTGCGGCGGGCCCATGAACGGGCCCAGGAACATGAACAGCCCCGCCCCGACGGCGCACAGCAGCGTCCCGAGCCCCGACAGCCTCGGCCTCAGCACCCTCGTCCGGTGCCACGGCAGCAGCCATCCGGTCACGAGCGCCACGAGACCGAGCGCTGCCAGCGCCGTCACGGTCAGCGCGCCGAGAACCACCAGCGTGAGGTGCATGCCGATCATCGTCCCACCAACTCCAGCGCCCGCACCGGATTGTGTTCGGCGATGGCCCGCATCGGTCCCGGCTCCGGGTAGTCGCCGTCGAGGAGGCGGAGAGGGCCGGCGACCAGGCTGAGACGCATGGCGAGGCGGTAGAGGCGCAGCCGGTCCTCGTCCAGGCCGGGGACGCGCAGAACGTCGTACCACCGGCCGAACCGCAGCTCCAGGAACACGTGCTCCCACTCCGCGTCGAAGTACATGAGGCCCTCGATGTCGATCAGTGCAGGTCGGCCGTCGGCGGCCAGGAGGACGTGGTCCGGGCCGAGTTCGCCGTGGATCAGGGTGTGGCGGGCACGCGGGCGGACCTCGGCCGCCAGGCCGCGTACCGCCGCTTCGAGGTCCTGGCGGGCGGTGGCGATCCGCGCGTCCCGTACGGCCACCGCCGCGATGTCGCGCAGGGCGCCCTCGGTCACGCGCCGCTCGCACGAAGTGACGGGCGAGGCACCGCCGTTGTCGACGAGCGCGACCTTCCCGACGGCCGGCCCCCGTTGTGCGTGCAGCACGGCGAGCGTCTCGGCCAGTCGCTCCAGAGGCGCCCGCGCCGCGTCCGGGTCGTTCCGCAGCGCCTCCTCCAGACTGCCACCGGGCAGGTCCTCGACGACCGCGGCGGCCGCGCCGAGATGGCGTCCCGAGTCGTCCGCGAGCAGCAGCCGGGGCGTGCGGACGCCGAGGGCGGACAGGCGGTCGTACGCCGCCGTGAACAGGTCCGGTCCCGAGGCGTGGGCGAAGGGATCGCGCGGGTCGCCGGGGCCGTCGTCCCAGAAGTCCTCGTCGGGCGACCAGACGTAGGCGACGGCCGTCGTGTCGTCGTCGAAGGTGAGTCGGTAGACGCCCTTCTTGGAGCCGCCCCGCAGCCGCGCGGCCGCTGCCAGCGAGCGGCCCGGGCCGGCGGCCGCCCGGGCGAGCGGGGACAGGTCGTCGCGGGTGAGGGGGCTCGGGTGGAGGTCACCCGTCGGATCCTCGCACCCCGCCCGGCCGGCGTCAGGCGGATTTCAGTGGACCCAGTCCTCCCGGTACGCCGACCAGTCCGCCTCCGTGGCCGCGAAGTCGACGTACAGGGCGACACCGAAGCGCGCGCGGTCGGCGTCCGTGCGGGACAGTCCGAGGCGGACGCCCCGGACGGCGGCGGGGACGGTCTCGGCGTGCGCCCAGTGGCCGAAACGGTTCTCGTGGTAGAACGGCAGGCCCATCAGCAGGTCGGTCGACGGCGGGGTGACCTCCAGGGCGAGCGAGGTCTGCTGGGCGACGTAGCCGCCGTACAGGGTGTCCAGCGGCTGCATGGTGTCGTACGACATCACGGCGATCTGGTCGACCCTGCGCGCCACCTGCCCGAAGAACGCCTGGGACCACCACTTCGGGTGTCCGGTGACGGTGCCCCAGAAGGAGTGGAAGCCCGGCACCGGGTCGATCTGGTGCGCGGCGACCGACAGTTGCGCGTCCCGGGCCCGGGTCACCCCGCGCAGCGAGTCGAGCAGGGCGAGGTAGTGGCGGTCGCCCGAGTGCAGCGGCTCCAGGTCGAAGTGGACGCCCGCGAAGCCGGCCGCGAGCACCTGGCGAGTGGACGCGACGACGGCGTCGCGGGTCGCCGGGCGCTCCAGGCGGAGGCCGTCGGGGCTCTCGGTGGCGAGCACGTCGCCCAGCCATGCCTGGACCCTGACTCCGGGAAGCTCGCGGTGGACGGCGGCCACGAACCAGCGCGCCTTCGGGTACACCGACTCGGGCAGCGTCCCGTCGTGCTCCAGCGGGCCGGTGTGGACGTACAGGTCACGGATGCCGGTGCCGCTCAGACGGCGGGCCAGGCCGGTGACATCGGCGTCGTCCTTCCGGCCGTCCACCCAGGCGTGGCCCAGCCATATCGCGTCACGGTTCCTCGTGTACGTCCCGTCGGCCGGGTCGCCGGTGTAGTTCACCCTGAGCGCGACCTCGGCGCCCAGGGTGGACAGGACGAGCGCCAGCACCAGTCCGAGGGCCGCCCTGCGGACCCATCGGAGCCTGCGACGGCGGGGCGGCGGCGCCGGGGAGGCGCCGGCCTCCGGCTCGGCATTCGCTCCCTCCCCGGCGTCCGACTCCACGTCCGCTCCCCCGCCGGCCGCAGGCTCCGCGTCCGTCCTCTCGTCCCTCTCGCCCCTCTCGCCCCTGTCGTCCCACTCGTCCGTCGTCGACTTCGGCTTCGACTCCGACCCCACGTCGTTCCTCCCCGGTCGCCGTTCCTCACGTGCCCCGCCCCCGACTCGTCCCGGACGCATCCCGGTCGCGCCGGCGCATATCTGCTCATACGCTCCGGAATGTGACGTCATCCTTGAGCCGGGGCCGGCCGCGGCGCACGACCGCGCGCATATCCGTGCGGGTCGCACATGCCCTGCTCGGCGTCGCGGTCGGGGTCGTGTGGCTGGTGTTGCCGTGGATGACGATCAGTACCGACGACCCGGTTGCGGCCGTACCCGCCGGGCAGACCCCGGTGGCGGCCACGACCGCCGAGGAGGACGAGACGTCCGCCGCCGCTCTCGTCCTGCCTCTGGTCGCGGTCGCGGTGGTGGGCACGCTCGCCGGATACGGCTATGTACGGCGCACCCGCCGGGCCCGCACCCGTACGACCCCGGGCGCCGCCCCCGCCGAACCGCTCCCGCGGCCGCCGCTCACCGACCTGGACGCGCGGACCCTCGCGTTGCTCGTCGAGGCCGACGACTGTCTCCGCACCAGCCGCGAGGAGCTCGGCTGCGCCGAGGCCCGCTCGGGAGCGCCCGCCGTCGCCCCCTTCGCGCGGGCCGTACGGGAGGCGGAGGCCGAGCTGTCGGCGGCCTTCCGGATGCGGCGGCAGTACGACGAGGGCGTCCCGGCGGACGAGCCGTCGCGGCGGCACGCGCTCACCGGAATCGTCGGGCGGTGCCAGGAGGTGGGACGCCGGCTGGACGCGGAGGCCGCCGACTTCGACCGGCTGCGTGGTCTGGAACGGGGAGCGGGCGCGGCCCTGGAGGCCGCGGAGGCCCGCTTCCGGGAGCTGGCCGGCCGTACCGGGGCCGCGGACGCCGGCCTCGCCGAGCTCGACGCCGGCGGGCGCTTCTCCCCCACCGCCACCGCCGACGTCACCGGCCACGTCGAACAGGCCAGGGACCGGCTGGTGTTCGCGACCTTCCAGCTCAACCAGGCCCGCCAGGCCGCCGACCTGGACGAGCCGGAGAGCGCCGCCCGCCATGTGCGCGCCGCCGAGGGTGCGGTGGCGCAGGCCGCGGTGTTCCTGGACGGCATCGACCGGCTCGCCGCCGAACTGACAGCGGCCGCGAGCCTCGTCCCGGCCGCGCTCACCGGGGCGGAGGCGGAGCTGGCGAGCGCCCGGGAGCGGCCGGCGGAGACGATGGGCACTCCCGAGGTGTCTGGCGGGCCCGGCAGTTCCGGTGCTCGTGGTGCATCCGGTGCTCGCGGCTTTCCCGGCGGTTCCGGCGCAGCTGGTGGTTCCGGCGCACCCGGCGGTTCCGGCGCACCCGGCGGTACCGACGCGCCTGGCACACCCAGCGGTCCCGGCACGTCCGGCAGTTCCCGCGATCCCAGCGCATCCGGCGGTCCCCGTGCACCCGGCGGTTCCGGCGCACCCGCTGCTCCCGGCACTTCCGGCGCACCCAGCGGTTCCGGCGCTTCCGGCGCACCCAGCGGTCCCGATGTCCCCGTC
It includes:
- a CDS encoding fumarate reductase/succinate dehydrogenase flavoprotein subunit, producing MSVVDRQEWDVVVVGAGGAGLRAAIEARERGARTAVICKSLFGKAHTVMAEGGIAAAMGNVNSGDNWEVHFRDTMRGGKFLNQWRMAELHAQEAPDRVWELETWGALFDRTKDGRISQRNFGGHEYPRLAHVGDRTGLELIRTLQQKIVALQQEDFRETGDYESRLKVYQECTVTRVLKDTATESGSAAGRVSGVFGYERESGRFFVLEAPAVVIATGGIGKSFKVTSNSWEYTGDGHALALLAGAPLLNMEFVQFHPTGMVWPPSVKGILVTESVRGDGGVLRNSDGKRFMFDYVPDVFKEKYAESEEEGDRWYDDPDRNRRPPELLPRDEVARAINSEVKAGRGSPHGGVFLDVSTRMPAEVIRRRLPSMYHQFKELADVDITAEPMEVGPTCHYVMGGIAVDSDSAAARGVPGLFAAGEVAGGMHGSNRLGGNSLSDLLVFGRRAGRHAAEYATGLADGRPPVDDVQVDTAAAEALRPFSAEGPAPGADDGRPAENPYTLHQELQQAMNDLVGIIRREAEMEQALDKLADLRVRARRAGVEGHRQFNPGWHLALDLRNMLLVSECVARAALERTESRGGHTREDHPAMDRAWRRVNLLCRLIDPSGGLAATDTVRGQINLTHETTDPVRPDLLALFEKEELVKYLAEEELYE
- a CDS encoding succinate dehydrogenase/fumarate reductase iron-sulfur subunit — its product is MSSYEARFKVWRGDVEGGGLEDFEVEVNDGEVVLDIIHRLQATQAPDLAVRWNCKAGKCGSCSAEINGRPRLLCMTRMSVFDRAETITVTPLRAFPVIRDLVTNVGFNYQKAREVPAFVPPDGVAPGEYRMMQEDVDRPQEFRKCIECFLCQDTCHVVRDHEENKPAFAGPRFLMRVAELDMHPLDAAEESGLDRKRTAQDEHGLGYCNITKCCTEVCPEGIKITDNALIPLKERAADRKYDPIVWLGSKIRRRSS
- a CDS encoding phosphotransferase family protein, producing the protein MSPLARAAAGPGRSLAAAARLRGGSKKGVYRLTFDDDTTAVAYVWSPDEDFWDDGPGDPRDPFAHASGPDLFTAAYDRLSALGVRTPRLLLADDSGRHLGAAAAVVEDLPGGSLEEALRNDPDAARAPLERLAETLAVLHAQRGPAVGKVALVDNGGASPVTSCERRVTEGALRDIAAVAVRDARIATARQDLEAAVRGLAAEVRPRARHTLIHGELGPDHVLLAADGRPALIDIEGLMYFDAEWEHVFLELRFGRWYDVLRVPGLDEDRLRLYRLAMRLSLVAGPLRLLDGDYPEPGPMRAIAEHNPVRALELVGR